A window of Exiguobacterium sp. FSL W8-0210 genomic DNA:
GGCGATATTCCGGGTATCATCGCAAAATTGGATTATTTGAAGGATCTTGGCGTCGATGTCCTTTGGATTTGCCCGATGTTCAAGTCACCGAACGATGATAATGGATATGATATCAGTGATTATGAAGACATCATGGATGAGTTCGGTACGATGGCGGACTTTGATCTCTTGATGGAAGAAGCGCATAAGCGTGACATCAAGGTCTTGCTTGATCTTGTCGTCAACCACACATCGGATGAACACCCGTGGTTCCTTGAATCACGTTCGTCAAAAGACAATGAGAAACGCGATTGGTACATTTGGAAAGATGCCGTCAATGGTGGAGAACCGAACAACTGGGAAAGTATTTTCGGTGGATCAGCATGGGAATATGATGAAAAGACGGAGCAGTACTTCCTGCACGTCTTCTCTCGTCGTCAACCAGACTTGAACTGGCAAAACCGCGATATGCGTCAAGCCGTCTATACGATGATCAACTGGTGGCTCGATAAAGGTATCGACGGTTTCCGAATCGATGCAATCAGTCACATCAATAAGGATCAATCATTCGCCGATCTCCCGAACCCGCTTGGTATGCCGTATGTTCCTTCATTCGATATGCATATGAACGTCGAAGGCATCCATGCGTATCTCGAAGAGTTGAAGGATGAGACGTTCTCGAAATACGATATCATGACAGTCGGAGAAGCAAACGGCGTCACACCGGAAGAAGCCGATCTCTGGGTCGGAGAAGAGAACGGTAAGATGAACATGGTCTTCCAATTCGAGCACATGGATCTCTGGCGTGCAGATGCGGAAAAAGGAGTCGACGTCGTCAAACTGAAACAAGTGCTGACGAAATGGCAAAAAGGACTTGAAGCTACAGGGTGGAATGCGTTATACCTCGAAAACCACGATAAGGTTCGTTCAGTCTCCCTTTGGGGTGACGAGGAACAGTACTGGAAAGAGAGCGCGAAGTCGCTTGCGATGATGTATTTCTTCATGCAAGGCACACCGTTCATCTATCAAGGACAAGAGATCGGGATGACGAACGTTCAATTCCCGGACATCTCGGATTATGATGATGTCGCGACGAAAAACATGTACGACATGCAACTTGCTTCTGGGAAAACACATGAGGAAATCATGGAAGTCATCTGGAACTCGTCCCGTGATAACTCACGCACACCAATGCAGTGGACAAATGAGCAAAACGGTGGTTTCTCGAATCAATCTCCATGGTTTGGTGTCAACCCAAACTACGCGGACATCAACGTCGCGTCGCAAGAACAAGATGAAGAT
This region includes:
- a CDS encoding glycoside hydrolase family 13 protein — encoded protein: MTQMIPRPETAQQTITRAWWKEAVAYQIYPRSFYDANNDGIGDIPGIIAKLDYLKDLGVDVLWICPMFKSPNDDNGYDISDYEDIMDEFGTMADFDLLMEEAHKRDIKVLLDLVVNHTSDEHPWFLESRSSKDNEKRDWYIWKDAVNGGEPNNWESIFGGSAWEYDEKTEQYFLHVFSRRQPDLNWQNRDMRQAVYTMINWWLDKGIDGFRIDAISHINKDQSFADLPNPLGMPYVPSFDMHMNVEGIHAYLEELKDETFSKYDIMTVGEANGVTPEEADLWVGEENGKMNMVFQFEHMDLWRADAEKGVDVVKLKQVLTKWQKGLEATGWNALYLENHDKVRSVSLWGDEEQYWKESAKSLAMMYFFMQGTPFIYQGQEIGMTNVQFPDISDYDDVATKNMYDMQLASGKTHEEIMEVIWNSSRDNSRTPMQWTNEQNGGFSNQSPWFGVNPNYADINVASQEQDEDSILNFYKRMIQIRKMEETLIYGAYDLILPEDTKVYAYTRTLGDEQFLIVTNLKGETAEIDTDIILHSDNMLLGNYPTMHHEGTELVLRPFEARLYRVR